In the Colletotrichum lupini chromosome 4, complete sequence genome, ACAAAAGTGTCAAAACAGTACTCGAGTCACTCATATCTACTGCCACATTTCGATCAATGATGGCTGTGATTCTTTCGTATCGTTCGAACGAGGCTCCGGCCACAATAAATTGGATGCTTCTTCCTCTCGAGATTGGTCTCTACGGTGTTGTCTTGGACTTTTGGTTTTATTGGTATCACCGACTTATGCACGAGGTCGACTCGTTGTGGAAGTACCACAAGACACACCACCTTACGAAACACCCGAACCCTCTTCTCACGCTTTTCGCGGACAGTGAACAAGAGTTCTGGGACATCGCCGGTATCCCTTTCTTGACGTGGGCGACGCTCAAGCTCGTAGGGCTGCCAATGGGCTTTTACGAATGGTGGTTCTGTCAGGAATATGTTATTTTCACTGAATTGACGGGACATAGCGGGCTGCGTCTTTATGCCACAACTCCGACACCTTTCGCATGGCCGCTTCAGTTTTTTAACTGCGAGTTGGTGCTTGAGGATCATGATCTCCATCATCGGAAAGGCTGGAAGACTAGCGGCAACTACGGCAAGCACACTCGATTGTGGGATCGTATCTTCGGAACCTGCATGGACAGAATCGAATGTGCTGCCGATTCTGCTGACTACACGAATACAGCTGTCATTCCACTCTTGTAAGAACAGAGGTAGCTACCCCAAAAGCTAGATAGATCCTTTGATCTTACCGCGATGGAACAACTCAAGCCCATCACGGGTGGTGGACGAGAATAAAAGTGTCGTTAGAGAGAAACACCGAGAGGGGTAGGAACCTAGTGACGTGTTATCACATAGCGAGTAGTGCAATATAAGACTAGAGTATCTTTCCCAGAAGAGATGCGCATCTAAGTAGAGAGGCTGTTGTACATCACACTGCATTTCTTGCCATGCATAATCGTACTAAGCTAACAAGCAGTGATTTTTCGCACATGATGAGCAGCAACTGTGTCGTGGTGACAGATACACCTCTTCTTGATTGAATCTGAGCGTATTAACCAGACGAATGTGTCAACGCGCAATTCTAACAGGGTTTCTACTCTCCGACGGCTTACCATATCAAAGTATCAGGGGACCTACGGATCAAATGGGTGTGAGGCTGTGATACTTTTCTCCAAATGAAGACAACTTGCCATATCCCTGTTGGTTGCTTCCTGACTCGGTGCCCGAACCCCTCCCAAGCAGACATGGCACTTCTGCAGACTTCTTCCAAACACAGCCCCATGCAGTTATCTCGCCCTATGAACAAACTACTTATCATTTGTGTTTCAAAATAACCAGATCCTTCAACTACATTAGTCGGTTCGCAGTTTACGTTCACCATAAGCCACTTAGTGTACTCATTCGGCCTTCTGCGAAGTTAGAATTGGGGTAATTACGTGCGCGCCATTGGCAGAGGGCCGTGCTTTCGACCCAAGATGAAGgcattataatataccttcgTATAATCCCTAGCAGTCATAATAGGGAGGAGTTTGTTTCCACGCTATGCGACAAAATTACACCTGTTTAGAGTTCGGACTTTGAGTGAATTGGCGCTGAGCTGCTCCTTCGTTCGGGATCACCGGGCACTGGTAACTTTCGGCGGTGGTCAGGGCATGATAACGAGGCATTCAGAAATTATAGACCCCACTACGGCCCGTAAACGTGAAAGTTGAGACTGGTACTCAGAGTGCGACATTATAGTATAAGAACCTCGAGACAATGCGCCCGCAGTTGTGAGATAGTTTTGCTTGCCATCCGCAAATCGTCACTCGTTCATCTTCATTCCGCTTTACATCTCTCACTCTGAAATAATATTCAAAATGCGTGCCTTCACCGTCGCTGCTGCCCTTCTCGTCGCTGGAGCCCAGGCTGCTCCTGCTCTTGAGAGCCGCCAGGTTGTTTATGGATGGTAAGGGGTCCTATCTCCGGATTTCAAGGCGACCAAGCTGATTAAACGTGCGAAGTTACTTCTCCGGTGAGGGTATCAACAACCAGTACGTGAGCGTCGGCCACGACATTGATGTTACCGATGCCAACGGTAACACCCGCAACCTTGATTGCGGCACAACTTCCCAGCAGCTTGTTCCCAACGTCTTCGCCAAATGCACAGTGGACAAGAAGCAGCCCGCGGGTATTACCGCCAACGAGTCCGACAAGAAGTAAGCACAGTAGCAACCAAAGAGAAACTAATACGCAACTAACACAAACGTTCCTAGCGCTATCAACTGCCCCGTTTCTAAGAGCAAGGCGGACTGCTAGACACCTCACTGTCAAATATCAACCAAAGGGTTGGTAGGAATATAATcataattaaagtacttttcgAACGTCGAACTGAAGTCTACAGTCATCCGTATTGTTTTCGGGCCATTTGGTTTCATGCGCGACACTCGCCAGTCTCCACGTATGTGTAGTGCCAGTCCGAAAAGAAATACCATCAACTCCAAGCTTGCCAGGCTTCCAATGCTCTCGCCAATCCAGTCGCTGCAGAATGACCTAATATGAATTCAAAGACCTGCAAAGATTCCAGTGAAGCTCGTGCGATTTGTCTTGATTCTGCTAGGGCTCGAGGTTACTCTTCAAGGTCCATGAAAGCGCGTTCCCTTGCTTCCGCATGTGAGAGGAGTAAAGTTAATCTGATTATAGCTACCTTTGGCCTGTGGGGTTAGCATGAGTTCGAGCATCCTGATCTAATATTCCGAGGTTACTTGCTTAGAGTTATACCCCTATCACTTGGAGTGTAAATATGTACGTTCATGAATTTCCGACATTCAGTATAGCAAGAACGTAGTCTTAAGCAATTCACATGGTGACTGCATGGGTCGTCGCTTAGTGTCATAAACCATGCAAAATCGAATGTCACCATGGTTGACTTTGGTCCAATTGAGCTTATGCTAGAGGCCTTATGTGGAGATCTGCGTACTCTACAGATGTTTCTGCAACCCGTACTTGACTTTTGCATCGATTAATGGAGTGACTCCTTCAcgtaagaatatcccgcctCGTGATTTCTATCGTGGTGCAAGTCCCTTCCCAAACGGAAACATTGTTTTTGTAGTCTAGAACTTTTGAAGCAATTAGCGTATAGCAACGCACTGTTTCAATTGACGCATTGAAGCATCGGTCCAGGGCCTCGGTTCAATCCCACATTCCAAAATATGATTGACTTCTTCCGGGTAAATTTGGTAACTAGATAAATTACATTACAGGCAATATTACTTCGCAATCAGCAAAGAAGTAACGGTCTAGATCTTCTTACCATTCGTGTTCGGATCGGAATCATTCAATAGCACTTATTGAATAGAAAGTCGAAAATTTGCTACTGGCCTTGGGTAATTTGGACCAAAGCAACATTTCAATCCCTCCGGCGAAAGAAGTACAATGCTTTCTGTTTTATTTCAAGGGTTGAAATGGGTCGCGAAGGTGACCTCTCGAGTCTACCCAAAACTGTGCTAACTAATACCGCTTCCGCGATTAATACTCCTCCGAGCTGTAAGTGAGAGCCTGAGAGGTTGTCTATCGCGTGATCCTACTGATCCTCGATGTGAAATCTAATCGCTGGTCATTCTGCCTTCACAGATTGCGAATGAACTCAAGTAAAAGAAAAACGCCCAGCCTCATATCATTGGTGAAGAACGCCGAATAAAGGCCTCCATGCCAGCAAAACAGTGCCAGTGCGTTTTTCCTGAGGGCACCACTACGTATGGAGGCTCAGTGTTTCAAGTGGAGCACAGTGCAATTGGCCTCATTCTCGCCATGTGTAACCTTGACTCGTAGTCAAGGCGGAAGAGCGGCAATGTTGAACAGGGGGCCGACGGACGAGAATAGAATTTTCCTCTGCCTGTGGTGTATTCTCCAGAATTTAGCAAATAATAATCACGAAAATGTTTTGCCTCTCACGTCATACCTAGCGGCCTCAAACACGTGACATTACTCAAGTTTTGCAATAGTTTGGCTTAAACCGAACTTCTCCGACCTCTCCACTTGTAACTCCGAGCTCACAGCCCGAGCAAACTTCACATCGACTGATACACTGTTCGACTTATAAGTCTATCTAGCGTCCACGTTGAGAATGAAGACATTCGAATAGTCCCTTTACGCACGGCATTATTCATTTGGCTACCATTATGTCTTCTGGGCCAAATCATTGGTTATCGCGGCTTGGCGAAGAGAGCGGTTTCGTGTCGATTTCGCAGTCATGTCGCGATACCAAAGTACTCTGCTTACAGCGTTTTGTTCGCCTCTTTGCATACGGCGCATCATTTCTTATCTTAGTACACTTCCTCTCAAGTCTAGGCTACTCGGATGAACGAATCGGCCTTTTCATGACTTTAACTCTTCTCGGAGATGTCGTCATCAGCTTCTTGCTCACCGCCGTTACCGACCAGGTTGGAAGACGAAAAGTCCTGGCCACTGGAGCCGCATTGATGGTTATGAGCGGTCTGATCTTTGCTATGGTTGGAAACTATTGGGTTCTTGTCATTGCCAGTATATTCGGGGTCATCAGTCCCAGCGGCAACGAAATTGGACCCTTCCGCGCCGTTGAAGAGTCAATTCTAGCGCAGCTTACGCAGAAGGAAAGGCGCAGTGATATCTTCGCATGGTACACGCTCTTTGGCTCAGCAGGGGCCGCTCTAGGCACACTCACCTGCGGTTGGGTCGTGCAGGCCCTTGAAGACAATGAGTCTTGGACCCAGAACGAAGCATACAGAGTCGTCTTTCTTATATATGCAGCGATCGGCTTGCTCAAGCTATTGCTTATATTTGCCCTCACCTCTGGTGTTGAGGCACCGCCGGCAGAAATCAACGATTCTAATAGTCCAAGAAACAACGAGACTCAACCTCTACTTGGCGATGTCTCGGACACCGAGCAAAGCCAATATAGGCGGTCACAAGGATCAAAGTCCCATCGGCGAACGGTCACGCAACGCGCAAGGGCTCTACTCCCTTACATCTCTCCCATGTCTCGGTCGATTCTGTTCCGGCTCCTCATTCTGTTCTGTCTCGACTCTTTCGCTTCCGGCATGGCATCACCATCTTGGTTAACTTACTACTTCACTACCGTTCACTCTCTTCAGCCTAGCTCCCTTGGAACTCTGTTCTTGGTCACCAATCTTCTCGCCACAATCTCGAACCTCGTCGCACTTCCTCTTGCCCGCCGACTGGGACCACTCAAGACTATGGTTTTTACACACCTGCCGTCGGCTGTCTTTTTGGCAATGATTCCTCTTCCATTGCCTGGTTCTGGTGGAACATGGACGGCGATGGCATTCCTGTCCTTGAGAGCATGTACCCAAAGCATGGATCAAGCGCCCAGGCAGGCATTCCTTGCAGCAGCAGTTCTCCCTAATGAAAGAACGGCTGTATTAGGCGTGGTCAATATTGTCAAGACGTGGGCTCAAGCGGGTGGTCTTGGTTCTGCAGGCTATCTTGCCGGAAAGAATCTTTGGATCGTAGTATTTACGGGAGCAGGAATCATGAAGGCATGTTATGATCTGTTGATGCTAGGATTATTCTTGGGTCTTAGAGATCGCGAAGATGACAGCTCGAAATCCCGTTCGAGGGATGAGGAAGAGCCTTGAGCTCAAGATGACTGAATTGCAATAGACTTGACTTGGGAAGAATATGGAGCTTTCTAGGCTAACAGATTGGACTAATGAAATACACGTATTTGCCTACTCCACTTTCTTCGCATTTTCCCTACGTACGATTGCCTCAAGTTTGGGCAGATCAAATTTCCGGTAGGCCAATTCATCCAAGAGCCATTCGCCGAAAAGAAGTCTAGCCAGCCAGACTGACCCAGCCATGCCACCAGCCCAGAACCAGTTGGTAGCTCCTCCGACCCAACCACCAAGCCACCCCTCTCCTTT is a window encoding:
- a CDS encoding fatty acid hydroxylase, yielding MSSTLTTTTASQGQTVRIESKDPMRSTWRRSDKRTWKIGHWIIERLGLYHDELDRPAPVHSKTESVPYVPHWQFHRWILLHATIPLLLHQGFVSLTGYNVHPVAAFVFYSVAIKAVAIHQINTMRGLGQRYGFLDGDKHERDGVPDKSVKTVLESLISTATFRSMMAVILSYRSNEAPATINWMLLPLEIGLYGVVLDFWFYWYHRLMHEVDSLWKYHKTHHLTKHPNPLLTLFADSEQEFWDIAGIPFLTWATLKLVGLPMGFYEWWFCQEYVIFTELTGHSGLRLYATTPTPFAWPLQFFNCELVLEDHDLHHRKGWKTSGNYGKHTRLWDRIFGTCMDRIECAADSADYTNTAVIPLL
- a CDS encoding major facilitator superfamily transporter, coding for MVDFGPIELMLEALWPRFNPTFQNMIDFFRVNLHLLNRKSKICYWPWVIWTKATFQSLRRKKYNAFCFISRVEMGREEVVYRVILLILDKNAQPHIIGEERRIKASMPAKQCQCVFPEGTTTYGGSVFQVEHSAIGLILAMCNLDSFAIVWLKPNFSDLSTCNSELTARANFTSTDTLPFTHGIIHLATIMSSGPNHWLSRLGEESGFVSISQSCRDTKVLCLQRFVRLFAYGASFLILVHFLSSLGYSDERIGLFMTLTLLGDVVISFLLTAVTDQVGRRKVLATGAALMVMSGLIFAMVGNYWVLVIASIFGVISPSGNEIGPFRAVEESILAQLTQKERRSDIFAWYTLFGSAGAALGTLTCGWVVQALEDNESWTQNEAYRVVFLIYAAIGLLKLLLIFALTSGVEAPPAEINDSNSPRNNETQPLLGDVSDTEQSQYRRSQGSKSHRRTVTQRARALLPYISPMSRSILFRLLILFCLDSFASGMASPSWLTYYFTTVHSLQPSSLGTLFLVTNLLATISNLVALPLARRLGPLKTMVFTHLPSAVFLAMIPLPLPGSGGTWTAMAFLSLRACTQSMDQAPRQAFLAAAVLPNERTAVLGVVNIVKTWAQAGGLGSAGYLAGKNLWIVVFTGAGIMKACYDLLMLGLFLGLRDREDDSSKSRSRDEEEP